GCCCCGGAGATTGCCGACATGGTGAACCGGGCGCTGGCCGAGCGTCGCCGGATGCACCTGACGTACGACGTACCGTCGCGTGACGAGACCACCGAGCGCGATGTCGACCCGATGCGCCTGGTCGTGTCGGAGGGCCGGACGTATCTGGAGGCCTGGTGCCGGCTGGCCGAGGACGTCCGGTTGTTCCGCCTCGACCGGATCGCCGCGGCCAAGGTGCTCGACCTACCGAGCGAGCCGCCGCCCCAGGCGACGCCGAGGGACTTGTCGAACGGCATGTTCCAGCCGTCGGAGTGCGACCTGCTCGCGACCGTCCAACTCGCGCCGCCCGCGCGCTGGGTCGCGGAGTACTACCCCATCGAGTCGGTCGAGGAAGGCCCGGAGGGCTCCCTGATCGTCAAGCTGCGCGTCGCCGACACGGCCTGGCTCCAACGCCTCGTACTCCGCTTGGGCGGCTCCGCGACGGTCCTGGAACCGGCCGAGCTGAGCGACCAGATCGCCGCCACCGCCCGCGACGCGCTCTCGGCGTACGACGTCTAAGCCTGGGACAGCGTCTTCTCCAGCGGCGACCGGAACCGCGGAGTCACCCGTACGCCGGCCAGCCAACTCGTCCATTTCGCGGCTTCGACCTCGATCGCCCGGGTCGCCTCGGCGCCGACGTCCTCCAGCAACCTGAAGCGGACCTCGCCGGACTCGGGCTGGCCCCAGCCGCCGACGATCCGGCCGTTCACCCAGACTGTCGGGCCGACGTTGCCGGTGTTGTCGAAGAGCTGGGGCTTGTAGTCGCCGAGGTACCAGTCGCGTTCTTTCCAGCCCATCGGCGTCGGGTCCAGCGCCGGCAGCAGCGCGACCCACGGCTCGACCTCGGTCTCCGGCCCCTCGTCGCCGGGCAGGACGTAGCCGACGGCACCATCCAGATCCACCTCGACCGCGTCCACCGCGGTGAGCGCCTTCTTCGTCTGACCCAGAGTCCAGCCCGACCACCACTGCAGATCCGCGGCCGTTCCAGGCCCGAACGAGGTCAGCCAGGCCCTGGCGAGCTCCGCTCGGGCGTCCTCCGCGGGCAGCTTGTCGCCCAGCCCGCCCGGCAGCCAGTTCTCGGCGGGGGACCACTGGTGTTGTCCGCTGAGCCACGTCCCGATCGGGCGACCGCGGACGATGCGGCCCTCAGCGGCCAGCTGGAACAGCACCCGGCTGGTGACGTACGGCTGGGCGGCGTACGACTTGCCTTCGGCCATCGAGAGGCGGGTCCGCAGGCGTGGTTCGTCGGCGGACAGTTCGTTCGCGGTGGCGGAACCGCGCAGCGCCAGAGCGGTCGCCGTCGACTCCTCGACCGCCCGCAACCACTTGCCGGCCGCGTCCGCGTCCGGCCCGATCCCGGCCTCGACCAGGTGCTTGACCAGGAGTTTGCGCTGTTTCATGGCGATGTCCTCGGTGCAGGCGGCCTGGATCACCGGCGCGAAGGCCGTCGGCGCCACGAAGACGGTCCGCCGCATGCCGAGCATCCGGATCAGCGTGCGATCGTCGTACAGGGCACGCTCTGTGCCCGCGACCTCACTCCCCGGCACCCTGGCGGCGACCGACAGGTGCACGGTCGCCGGGTCGGTGGCGTGCAGCACCACCACGGCCTCGGTGGCCTCGAGCGGACCCGTCGCCTGGCAGGACGGTGCCAGCCGATGCCGCCGCCCGATCCTCGCCCGCCGCTCGCCGACCCCGATCCGCTCCATCAACGCCCCATCTCTGCTGGTGATACACAGTTCTTACCATTACGTTCCAGCCACGTTCGGCCACCGTTGGGCCTCAGGATCACCTGCGAGCCGCGATCCTGGCCTGGGACCGGATAGGCTCGGGGCATGTACTGGTTCCTGCTGTTCCTCGGCGTGGTGGCGGTGTGGCTTCTGGTCCTCGCCCTGCTCGCCAAGAAGCTGTGGGGCCGGACCAAGGCACTGACACGTGAGTTGGTCGCCGCCCAGTCCAAGCTCGACGCCGCGCAGTCACAGACCAGATCCGGACAGTCCGGCGAAGGTGCGCGGGCCCGGGCGTAGTATCGGCGCTCACTGTTGAGCCACGAGTAGAAGTCGGTAGAGGGAGTTCGTCATGGTTTCCTATCTCGGTATGCCCC
The window above is part of the Kribbella voronezhensis genome. Proteins encoded here:
- a CDS encoding winged helix DNA-binding domain-containing protein, which codes for MERIGVGERRARIGRRHRLAPSCQATGPLEATEAVVVLHATDPATVHLSVAARVPGSEVAGTERALYDDRTLIRMLGMRRTVFVAPTAFAPVIQAACTEDIAMKQRKLLVKHLVEAGIGPDADAAGKWLRAVEESTATALALRGSATANELSADEPRLRTRLSMAEGKSYAAQPYVTSRVLFQLAAEGRIVRGRPIGTWLSGQHQWSPAENWLPGGLGDKLPAEDARAELARAWLTSFGPGTAADLQWWSGWTLGQTKKALTAVDAVEVDLDGAVGYVLPGDEGPETEVEPWVALLPALDPTPMGWKERDWYLGDYKPQLFDNTGNVGPTVWVNGRIVGGWGQPESGEVRFRLLEDVGAEATRAIEVEAAKWTSWLAGVRVTPRFRSPLEKTLSQA
- a CDS encoding helix-turn-helix transcriptional regulator, with translation MSNARDQVQRLLALVPYLRENDGARVDDVAAEFGVRPKQIIADLKVLWFCGLPGAQMGDLIEIDIDAAEGDGVIHLNNADYLARPLRLAADEALALLTALRTLREVTAGHDRDAVDRAIAKLERAAGEGAAAIEGSAAHVHVEPAAPEIADMVNRALAERRRMHLTYDVPSRDETTERDVDPMRLVVSEGRTYLEAWCRLAEDVRLFRLDRIAAAKVLDLPSEPPPQATPRDLSNGMFQPSECDLLATVQLAPPARWVAEYYPIESVEEGPEGSLIVKLRVADTAWLQRLVLRLGGSATVLEPAELSDQIAATARDALSAYDV